In the Sebastes fasciatus isolate fSebFas1 chromosome 12, fSebFas1.pri, whole genome shotgun sequence genome, ttgaacatgtttacatgctgtaatgttcaaaaacccctttcttttcttcatactgtctgcctgaatatacctgtatttacccttctgtctgaaacgctccgttttagggcattttgacggaattgcaacaaaattgcaacaaaattgcaacagaattgcgttgctaggcaacagtttgggtccatgtgtacttcatgtcagctgatgacattcacatccactgcaaccaggaataaactgggacacgtttagaatgtttacgtttaaaatctgtgtcaagggtctaaatattgtatatttgtgacatcacaaatgggcagaaatcctgacagtttgtttcaaatgcagagtttctgaatacgggctgtgtgtatttccctgtggattgagtcttttgatactttcacagtatttatataggacttaaacctgctttataataaaaaagcatgaaaatctcacttttttacaatatgggacctttaaagatacattatatagctgtttttcacctttcttttaaattaccttactgatttgttttaatgcactatttaggttgtattttttacatgcattttaataaaaaatatttgcctagatgaatagacttagcaggttacagacataggaatagtcacactaaatacaattaaaggcacttgttaggaaaaaggctataatagacttgttgacacttttcccaaaatgtgtgtctctagctggctacaagcacagaatgcaaaccagaacaacatgtgagtgaagaacaataaagctaattcactgattttacaatcatgtacaatgtacaagcctcacatgagcagatcaggtcccagaattaaagatatactgcatgaaactgttactgatgatactttagacagttgatcagcagtaaagtgctgttttttaagaatgcattatagttcagttgaaaaacggcctatgagcgtaatttaacaggttttcttttgtattaacagtaaagcactgtttttagcaataacaggttaatactgttgaaatcctgctgtaaattaacagcaattgtttacagtgtataaGAAAACATCTGGATTCAGAACACATCTGGATTCAGAACACATGGCTTTGTTGTCCACCGTTAAAATACACACGAGCAGTGTTTATAGACAAACAGGCTTAATGCTAAATCACTGAATATGCATTGATGCCAAACACTCCAAAAACAACCTGTATCTTATGTTTTAGCCATCGCAGCAATGGAGGATATTGGTCTCCATCCCAAACCCACCAATGACCCTCCAGTTCACAGACCCACAGCCACTGAGACCTTTGGGCTGCACCACATCCCACCAGGTGTGTACTGTATGAGCTCAGACTGTCAGTCACTCTGCACTGATGCTATATTTGTATTCATATCCAGAttcatatttgttattgtttgtgtAGTTTGCATTGTGTACACACTCACCTGAGTACTTGACTGCTGGAAACTGTATCTTTCATTCATATTATAGTACCATCATtagtattactattattattgttattattattattattattattattattattattattattattattattattatatcttctCATAGCATTTCTTACATCTTCTTGTTTTATCATATTATACAGCTATACTTCTATTATACTATTACATTACACTACTGTATCATACActataatatacatatacatctaTCTAGCTATctagctatctatctatctatctaccgcTCTATCTCTGTACAGAAGGACAGCAGTTATTTACACGTCTTAAcaaggtgcatgtgtgtgtgtgtgtgtgcgcgcgctgTTGAATCCAGACCATCGGCACGTCACTGATGCAAGCAGGAAGTCTGACATGCATAAAGATGGATCGTCAAGAAAAAGGTCCCAGTCGGTAATGACAGCAGAGCCACAGATGATCTCCCAGTTTCCCAGTGTGTGTCCTCTGGGTGCTGCCGATACCAGTAAGTAACAATGTGCTGATTTAACAACTGCGCCCTAATTATTCTGAAAGGGTTCTCCAGTCTGCAGGTGTAGAAGAACGATGATTTGATCCTGTTTTAGCTGTCAGGTGGCATAGGGAATAGGAATAAACTTGCGTATTGCATAATCTTTGTGTTTGATAaaccaaaaatgtaatttccaaCCGAGCAtatgtattttaataatcaattattttttgtgGGATGTTTTCAGTGCTCCTTCATACTGCTGCCAAATATGGAAACACTAATATGGATAAGGCAGCGGCTGGCAGGAAAAAAGCCAAAGCCAAAGTCGGAGATCCATCAAAGTGGAAGCAAAACAAGCAGAAACAGCTGAGGATGGAGGGTAAATCTTATGTGAGCAAACGCAAAAGAGACGGCAAGGTTGTGACTAAACATTCAAGAGCAATCGGACCAAGGTGCACCTCGAATGCGTGCAGAAAGGCATCGAACCGGCTTTGTAATGAAATCAACGAGGAGGCCAGGAGGCAAGTGTTTGATGAATTCTGGCAGCACATGGACTGGACTCAGAGAAAACTGTACGTAGCAGAACAAGTTGACCGCGACCCCGTGGAAAGATCTCGAGCGGTGGGGTCGCGGTCGAGAAGATCGGTTTCACTCCGTTATCACTTGTTGGTGGATGGCAAAAGGAAACAAGTGTGTAAAAACATGTTCCTGTCCACTCTGGGGGTCGGAGAGTGGTCTGTGCTCAACTGGACTCAGAAAGGAGCAACAACACAGAATGactcaaatgaaaacaaattagAAAAGAGGCAGGCTGCAACTCAGTGTCCACAACAGAAGCCTGCTTCCTCTGCAGTCAGTAATACTGCAGGAGCTACTCAGGGTGAGTGGCTTCACTCTTTTTCAGCTACATACTACAGATAGTTGTAGGGCTGAAACTAGAAATTAGTTGATTTATCAATTTGTCAACTGACGCAACACGTGGTAATCAAATAATtgtttatcaagcaaaaatgcccaaAGCTTCTGGTTGGACAGAACAAACAATTtcaagacatcaccttggactgtTGCACAATTCTTGCATATTTTATAGGCTAaattatcaataaaaaaaaaaagaaaaatcatcaaTAGATTAATtgagaatgaaaataactgtgAGACACAGTCCTAAATAGTGCACTGATGTAATCATGTTTGTTAGTACCATTATTTTCCATAGTGTTTGCCGTATCACAGTAATACCTCATACATGTTAATGACATTTCCCTGTTTTTGCAGAACAAGTGAACGCCActgacaaagacaaagacaggcCACCAGAACCAGAGGGGTCGGCCAGGAAGAAATCCAGAGTTGCCAAGCCGCTAACGTGGAAGCAAAATCGACAGAAGCAACTTAGGATGGAGGGCAAATCGTACATCAGCAAACGAAAGAAAGACGGCACGACCATAACTAAAGGTCAGAGGACAATGGGGTCAGGATGCACGTCCAGTGCTTGCAAAAGGGCATCCAACCGTTTCTGTGCTGATTTCAGTGAAGAGATGAGGAACGAGCTGTTCACTAGTTTCTGGCAGGGCATGAACTGGGCTCAGAGAAAGATCCACGTGTCCGGATTAGTCGACTGCGACGCGGTGGAAAGAACACGAGCACCGTGGACTCAGTCGAGAAGGTCGGTGTCGATGCGGTATCATTTGATAGCCGACGGTGACAGAAAACAAGTTTGCAAAAAGATGTTCCTCTCGACTTTGGGGATTGGAGAGTGGTCGGTGCTCAACTGGGCACAAAATGCATCCCAGCAGGACAATTCAGAGGAAATCGCCAAGAAGCAAACGCAGAGGAAATCCCGTAAAGCTTCGGAGCATATAGTCCTGAATGAGTTCCTCCAGAGTTTACCCAAAGTCCCCTCGTACTGTTGCGGGATGTCCGTCTCCAAGCTGTATCTGGAGCCGGTCTTCTCAAACATGTCGGAGGTGTACAGGCACTACTACAACCACTGCTCAGAGAGGAAGACGCTGCCGCTCTCTCGGCAGGTTTTCTGTGCTGTATTTAAAAAGATGGATTTGGGATTGTGTGACCCCAAAAAGGATCAAGGGTGTTCTTTCGGTGCGACTGGGAATTTGTTTAATGAGCTTTGGGAGGAATACTGCTTGGAAAGAGGCGCTCCGGGTCCACAAGCAGAGAAAGCGGGTAACCAGTAGAGAGGGATTAAGGACAAAAAAGGATGTATGAGTTCATTGCTCCTTGTTCGTTACTTCGTTACTTACAACATGATCACATGCACGTTGTGGAGAGTTGGATTGTAAGACTTTGCCAAAATGACTTAATGATCTCTCACATTTCAGAGCACAGACTGTGGTCTTTGTGGTTGCTTCTTCCAGCCTCACACTATCGGAAGCAATCCATCATTTATGCAGCTCTTTCACTTAAGTGGAATTATTTAAGCGCTAcatctttgttgtgtttttataatgGAGAATGCTTTGTGTTTCCGTAAAATGTGAGTTCTCATGAGAATCTTTGTCAACCGTCATTATTAGTTCAagactaaaacaaaaatgtgtcataatgtaaatgtaagaaaaatacaaaaaatctgTTTGGGATATCAGTAAGTGTCTCACAACGCTGCAAACTGCTCaagttatttcttatttatttgcttGACAAAGAGCCATTTGGGCCTGAAGTGTTCTATTTTCTTTTGTGGATTAAATAAGAACAAATAACAGAGGCGCTGCTTTTAGAGGCTCTCCTCTAAAAGCACCGCTTCTGTTATTTGTTCTTATTTAATCACAGTCAAGTTTTTTGGACTCGGCAGCTGGACAAAACAGATTCTTTGTAAAGGTCAATTTCAAAACCACGGCGTCCCCTCACACCCTTTGTACACATTGAAATAACGGCTCACATATCCCAGACTGTGTGTGCTAcaaatacgcacacacacacacacacacacacacacacacacacacatgcacatacggTCATCACCCTCCTATTCTTCTCcacacagtggcaggaagttgTCCAGATATCCGCAGGGCCTCTGAA is a window encoding:
- the LOC141778426 gene encoding uncharacterized protein LOC141778426 isoform X2, whose product is MQTRTTSIAAMEDIGLHPKPTNDPPVHRPTATETFGLHHIPPDHRHVTDASRKSDMHKDGSSRKRSQSVMTAEPQMISQFPSVCPLGAADTMLLHTAAKYGNTNMDKAAAGRKKAKAKVGDPSKWKQNKQKQLRMEGKSYVSKRKRDGKVVTKHSRAIGPRCTSNACRKASNRLCNEINEEARRQVFDEFWQHMDWTQRKLYVAEQVDRDPVERSRAVGSRSRRSVSLRYHLLVDGKRKQVCKNMFLSTLGVGEWSVLNWTQKGATTQNDSNENKLEKRQAATQCPQQKPASSAVSNTAGATQEQVNATDKDKDRPPEPEGSARKKSRVAKPLTWKQNRQKQLRMEGKSYISKRKKDGTTITKGQRTMGSGCTSSACKRASNRFCADFSEEMRNELFTSFWQGMNWAQRKIHVSGLVDCDAVERTRAPWTQSRRSVSMRYHLIADGDRKQVCKKMFLSTLGIGEWSVLNWAQNASQQDNSEEIAKKQTQRKSRKASEHIVLNEFLQSLPKVPSYCCGMSVSKLYLEPVFSNMSEVYRHYYNHCSERKTLPLSRQVFCAVFKKMDLGLCDPKKDQGCSFGATGNLFNELWEEYCLERGAPGPQAEKAGNQ
- the LOC141778426 gene encoding uncharacterized protein LOC141778426 isoform X1; protein product: MEPTGLRDVFRCITLSIAAMEDIGLHPKPTNDPPVHRPTATETFGLHHIPPDHRHVTDASRKSDMHKDGSSRKRSQSVMTAEPQMISQFPSVCPLGAADTMLLHTAAKYGNTNMDKAAAGRKKAKAKVGDPSKWKQNKQKQLRMEGKSYVSKRKRDGKVVTKHSRAIGPRCTSNACRKASNRLCNEINEEARRQVFDEFWQHMDWTQRKLYVAEQVDRDPVERSRAVGSRSRRSVSLRYHLLVDGKRKQVCKNMFLSTLGVGEWSVLNWTQKGATTQNDSNENKLEKRQAATQCPQQKPASSAVSNTAGATQEQVNATDKDKDRPPEPEGSARKKSRVAKPLTWKQNRQKQLRMEGKSYISKRKKDGTTITKGQRTMGSGCTSSACKRASNRFCADFSEEMRNELFTSFWQGMNWAQRKIHVSGLVDCDAVERTRAPWTQSRRSVSMRYHLIADGDRKQVCKKMFLSTLGIGEWSVLNWAQNASQQDNSEEIAKKQTQRKSRKASEHIVLNEFLQSLPKVPSYCCGMSVSKLYLEPVFSNMSEVYRHYYNHCSERKTLPLSRQVFCAVFKKMDLGLCDPKKDQGCSFGATGNLFNELWEEYCLERGAPGPQAEKAGNQ